From one Nonomuraea polychroma genomic stretch:
- the rnpA gene encoding ribonuclease P protein component yields the protein MLSRQSRMRRGEDFEAAVRRGKRAGRPTLVVHLGTTGEESPLVGFVVSKAVGGAVTRNKVKRRLRHLMRDRLHRLPRGSLLVVRANPPAASARFEQLAAELDSALDRLLRRRESSTGGQR from the coding sequence GTGTTGTCCCGGCAATCCCGCATGCGGCGCGGAGAGGATTTCGAGGCGGCGGTCCGGCGTGGCAAGCGCGCGGGTCGCCCGACCCTGGTGGTGCATCTCGGCACTACCGGGGAAGAGTCGCCTCTGGTGGGTTTCGTGGTGAGCAAGGCCGTCGGTGGTGCCGTTACCCGAAACAAGGTCAAACGGCGACTCCGACACCTGATGCGGGACCGTCTGCACCGGCTGCCGCGAGGTAGCCTGCTTGTGGTACGCGCCAATCCACCGGCCGCGTCCGCGCGATTCGAGCAACTGGCCGCCGAGCTCGATTCCGCGCTGGATCGTTTGCTCAGGCGGCGCGAGTCCTCGACGGGTGGACAGAGATGA
- the rpmH gene encoding 50S ribosomal protein L34 has product MSKRTFQPNNRRRAKTHGFRLRMRTRAGRAILAARRRKGREKLSA; this is encoded by the coding sequence GTGAGCAAGCGTACTTTCCAGCCGAACAACCGTCGCCGCGCGAAGACCCACGGCTTCCGGCTGCGGATGCGCACCCGGGCCGGTCGTGCCATCCTCGCCGCTCGCCGCCGCAAGGGCCGCGAGAAGCTGTCGGCCTGA